ATGACAAGGTGCAGGAGTTGGATAGTCTCACAAAATACTTAAATAGCCTTTTGGGGAGTATCCATAGTGGCGTGATTGCCGTAAATTTAAAAGGAGTGGTGACGACTTTTAATATGGCTGCAGAAGAAATTCTCCAATTGAGTGCGTTAAATATCTGTGGGGTAAAAATAGAAGAGATTGCTAGGAATAGTGATAACAGTACTCCTTTATTGCTCTTGGCACTGAAATACGGGAAAAATTTTATTGATGTAGAGAGAGAGATCAGAACGCACTTGGGACTATCAAAGTGGATCGAAAGCAGTGTGTCCTTAATTAAAGATTCAAACGAGCATACGATCGGCGCGGTTGAGGTATTTAGGGATTTGTCTGAAATCAGGGAATTAGAAATGCGTCTGAGAAAAGCGGATAAATTAGCTGCTATCGGAGCTATGGCAGCTAGCATTGCGCATGAAATCCGTAATCCTTTGAATGGGATAGAAGGTTTTTCTGCGTTACTTGAACGTGACTTTGAAGATTCTGATCCGAGGAAAAAATTGGTAAAAAATATTATAAAAGGCACAAAAAATTTAAATAAAACGGTTACTGAGTTGCTGGTTTTTGCGAAGCCGATCAAACTGAAATTGGTGGAAAATAGTATTACGGAGATAATTGATAGAACGCTTTTTTTTGTAAAAGAAGATTTAAGACAAAAAGGTATATCGGATATTGTTATCCATAATGAATATAACGTGCTCAATGATGTTTTGCCGTGTGACTCCGAAAAGTTACAACAAGCATTTTTAAATTTGTGTTTGAATGCAGTTCAATCTATGACTTGCGGAGGCAAGCTAACGGTGTTTACTCAAGAAATACAAGAGGAATTAAATAGTTATGTCCGGGTTGGAATAAAGGATACCGGGGTAGGCATAAAGGAAGAGGTTGTTAGAAAAATATTTGAGTTATTTTTCACGACAAAGCAAGATGGTACGGGCCTTGGGCTGGCTATTGTAAATAAAATCATAGAGGCGCATAACGGCAAAATCTCTGTTGAAAGCGAGGAAGGCAAAGGTACGTTATTTAGTATTGATTTACCCAGAAAAGCGTTCTCTTTTATAGATAATCTGGATGATGCATATCAGGTAATCAATCCCTTCGTGCCACAATTTTCTTAAAGACATAGTAGGAAAAATCTTTTACATAACTAGTTTCGAGAGTATTTTCCAACAGGAGAATAAAATGGGTGTTGAAAAAGTGATGGTAGTTGATGATGACACATTAGGACGTGAATATCTATGTGAAACGCTAGCCAGAAGTGGATATGAGGTTGTTGGGGTAAGTAATGGTCAAAATGCGTTAAATAAAATAAATAAAGAGTGTTATGATTTAGTGTTTCTGGATATGAAAATGCCTGGTATGTGTGGTATGGAAGTTCTTGAAAAAGTAAAAAGTATTTCTTGTGACACTGTTGTAATACTCATGACAGCCTATGGAACAATAGAAACCGCCGTAGAGGCGATGAAAAAGGGGGCATATGATTATATAATTAAACCTTTTTCACCTGATCAGATAGAGATTTTAATATCACGGGTTAATGAACGACAGAAATTAATTACAGAGAACAGATATTGGAGATCAAATTCAAATATTGAAGAGAAATTTAATCCTATTTTTCAACAAAATTCTAAGATGTCAAATATATATGAACAGGTGAAAAAAATCGCTCAGAGCAAAGCAAGTGTTCTCATTCAGGGAGAAAGTGGTACGGGAAAAGAATTGGTTGCGCGTGCTATTCATTGCCATAGTCCCCGTTCTGAAAAACCTTTTATACGGGTAAACTGTGCAGCGTTAGCTGAGTCACTTTTGGAAAGCGAACTGTTTGGTCATGAGCGAGGTGCCTATACTGGAGCCGTTTCTAAACGAACAGGACGTTTTGAACTTGCGAGTGAAGGTACTTTGCTTCTCGATGAAATCAGTGAAATATCTTCCAATGTTCAAGCTAAATTGCTTAGGGTGCTTGAAGAAGAAGAATTTGAAAGAGTAGGAGGTGAAAAGACGGTAAAGATCGATGTGAGGATTGTTGCCACAACCAACAGAAATCTTATGGATGAAATAGAAAAAGGTGCCTTTCGTGAAGACCTTTTTTATCGTTTAAATGTAGTTCCAATTCATCTTCCTCCATTGAGAGAGAGACGTGAGGATATACCGTTACTTGTTAACTCTTACCTTGACAGATACAGTCATGAAAATAATTCTCTTGTAAAATCAATTGATTCAAGCGCAATGAATTTTCTCTGCCAGTACAATTGGCCTGGAAACGTGAGGGAGTTGAAGAACATTGTTCAGAGAGCAGTAGTAATGGGATATTCAGAGGTATTGTCAATAGATCAGTTTGTGTGCCTTTTAGATAAGAAAGTATCTGGCAATGCATCCCAAGGAGGAAAATTACAAGGGATCAAGGGAGGACAGGCAATAGAGGAAGTAGAAAAAGAATTGATTTACAGTACCCTTGAAAAAACAAGTGGAAATAAAACCAAAGCAGCAGAATTGCTTAAAATAACAACAAGAACATTAAGGAATAAACTTCAGCGGTATGATGGTGAAGAAAAATCTTTTCATGAAAATGAAATATTTTCCCACGCGTAATAAAAAATATGCCTTTTTTAAGCATACTGTTTTGTGTGAATATGTAAGGATATATTTCAATATGCGAATGCAGATACTTGTATAGAGAGAGGATACGTGGATTGTTGTCGTGTCAGGTATCGCAGGGTTTTTTTTGGTATTTAATTTGCGAAGTTAGAGACATGGAGGCTCAAAATGGTTACAGAATTAGGAAAAACTTTTCAGTTATTGG
Above is a window of Candidatus Brocadiaceae bacterium DNA encoding:
- a CDS encoding sigma-54 dependent transcriptional regulator, with product MGVEKVMVVDDDTLGREYLCETLARSGYEVVGVSNGQNALNKINKECYDLVFLDMKMPGMCGMEVLEKVKSISCDTVVILMTAYGTIETAVEAMKKGAYDYIIKPFSPDQIEILISRVNERQKLITENRYWRSNSNIEEKFNPIFQQNSKMSNIYEQVKKIAQSKASVLIQGESGTGKELVARAIHCHSPRSEKPFIRVNCAALAESLLESELFGHERGAYTGAVSKRTGRFELASEGTLLLDEISEISSNVQAKLLRVLEEEEFERVGGEKTVKIDVRIVATTNRNLMDEIEKGAFREDLFYRLNVVPIHLPPLRERREDIPLLVNSYLDRYSHENNSLVKSIDSSAMNFLCQYNWPGNVRELKNIVQRAVVMGYSEVLSIDQFVCLLDKKVSGNASQGGKLQGIKGGQAIEEVEKELIYSTLEKTSGNKTKAAELLKITTRTLRNKLQRYDGEEKSFHENEIFSHA
- a CDS encoding ATP-binding protein, encoding MSHKKITNVCGEDLAVAFNQFNLYTKRLEDAYNQLQNRVKEIDKEMAYANARLNDKVQELDSLTKYLNSLLGSIHSGVIAVNLKGVVTTFNMAAEEILQLSALNICGVKIEEIARNSDNSTPLLLLALKYGKNFIDVEREIRTHLGLSKWIESSVSLIKDSNEHTIGAVEVFRDLSEIRELEMRLRKADKLAAIGAMAASIAHEIRNPLNGIEGFSALLERDFEDSDPRKKLVKNIIKGTKNLNKTVTELLVFAKPIKLKLVENSITEIIDRTLFFVKEDLRQKGISDIVIHNEYNVLNDVLPCDSEKLQQAFLNLCLNAVQSMTCGGKLTVFTQEIQEELNSYVRVGIKDTGVGIKEEVVRKIFELFFTTKQDGTGLGLAIVNKIIEAHNGKISVESEEGKGTLFSIDLPRKAFSFIDNLDDAYQVINPFVPQFS